The Oncorhynchus kisutch isolate 150728-3 linkage group LG20, Okis_V2, whole genome shotgun sequence genome has a segment encoding these proteins:
- the LOC109865218 gene encoding glucagon receptor encodes MRVSVEKYFCLCTQCVCTVCLCVCTHVHVCVCAHTLDMSAGCPVSQGVVLRRCGSDGHWVEEEDGEVWRDMSQCEEEQEITSQELWFKQLMVSFRMLYTVGYTLSLFTLVSALIILLSIRKLHCTRNYIHANLFVSFILRAVSVIVKDTMLERHWGREIMRQADLGEMLSHEAAIGCRMAQVVMQYCVLANHYWFFGEAIYLYSVLIASVLIENNKYLPYICLGWGTPLLFVLPWMLAKLLRENKECWAVNENMSYWWIIRFPILFASLINLLIFMKILKVILSKLRANNQNGYPDYKLRLAKATLTLIPLFGIHEVIFIFATDEQTTGILRYIKVFFTLFLNSFQGFLVAVLYCYCNKEVKTELAKKLRSCRMEVEVVCCGQ; translated from the exons ATGCGTGTTTCTGTGGAAAAATATTTTTGTCTGTGCACTcaatgtgtatgtactgtatgtttgtgtgtgtgcacgcatgtgcatgtgtgcgtaTGTGCGCACACACTGGACATGTCTGCGGGATGTCCAGTGTCTCAGGGTGTGGTGCTTCGGCGGTGTGGCTCTGATGGCCactgggtggaggaggaggacggggAAGTCTGGAGGGACATGTCTCAGTGTGAAGAGGAACAGGAAATCACATCTCAGGAG CTGTGGTTCAAGCAGTTGATGGTGAGCTTCAGGATGCTTTACACGGTTGGCTACACCCTGTCCCTCTTCACCCTGGTCTCAGCGCTCATCATTCTACTGAGTATCAG GAAGCTTCACTGCACCCGCAACTACATCCACGCAAACCTGTTTGTGTCTTTCATCCTGCGAGCCGTGTCGGTGATTGTCAAGGACACCATGCTGGAGCGTCACTGGGGCCGGGAGATCATGAGACAGGCCGACCTGGGAGAAATGCTGAGTCACGAG GCTGCCATTGGCTGCAGGATGGCCCAGGTGGTGATGCAGTATTGTGTTCTAGCCAATCACTACTGGTTCTTTGGAGAGGCCATCTACCTGTATTCGGTGCTCATCGCCTCCGTATTAATTGAGAACAACAAGTACTTGCCTTATATCTGCCTCGGCTGGG GAACCCCTCTTTTATTTGTCCTTCCTTGGATGTTGGCCAAGCTATTGAGAGAAAACAAAGA ATGCTGGGCTGTCAATGAAAATATGAGCTACTGGTGGATAATACGGTTCCCCATTCTGTTTGCGTCACTG ATCAACTTATTGATTTTCATGAAGATTTTGAAGGTGATTCTATCCAAACTACGTGCCAACAATCAGAATGGCTATCCTGACTACAAGCTTCG CTTGGCCAAGGCGACCTTGACCCTCATCCCTCTATTTGGCATCCATGAGGTCATCTTCATCTTTGCCACTGATGAGCAGACCACTGGCATCCTGCGCTACATCAAGGTCTTCTTCACGCTCTTCCTCAACTCATTTCAG ggatttcTGGTGGCTGTGCTGTACTGCTACTGTAACAAAGAG GTGAAGACAGAGCTTGCGAAGAAACTGCGAAGCTGTaggatggaggtggaggtggtgtgcTGTGGACAGTGA